The genome window acacacacacacacacacacaaacacatctagaCACATACAACATAGGGGCACACATAGACATAttacacatacaaaacaaacaccCACTTAACACAtgcggtgcatgtgtgtgcaggtttgggaggctgctgttgctgctgccatCTTTGAGGCTGGTGAGCTCAGAGCGGATTGAGCTCCTCTTCTTCCACCGCACCATTGGGAACACGCCCATGGAGAAACTCCTGTGTGACATGTTCAAGAACTAGCCCAGGATGTCAGCATCTACTCATCACCTCTCACTAGCACTGGTCAACAGCTAAACACATGAATACATATTGGCACAAACAAATTACAAACTAGCCAGACTTACACAGACCACAAACTTACAAAGGTTGCTAGTCTTACAATTATGAAATTATAAATTCATCATGAACAACTAATATGTATTAGTATTCTTAATATTGTGCTTTTGCATTTTGGTGATTTACTGCGCTTgacaatgtacagtatatagccAAGAAAATAATATTTGGTCATTTTCATTCTGATTTTAGTCttcaaatgcttttgttgtggattaaAAAAGCATTTTTCTTTGAAAACAATTGTATGTTGCATATTTAAAGATTTTGAAGAAAATGTGCATTTGTGCTTTTTGTTTTAGCTCTGTCAAACTATGTGGTTTCTTTATCTCTACTTTTATGCTGTATGTTTATAAGTTGACAGGCCCCCACTGTTAGATGTGTGTCAGGATTCATCATGTATCTGTTTGCTTGTAAAAAtatgtattaatgttttacttcAATAGTGTGATGTGCCACCTCAGCAGCACATCGCACTATGattctttgattattttttaattaatgatgTATGTTTCATGTCAATTTCATGAATTATTATTTTGCCGTGTTCAATGTGTTGGGCGCGGCGTTCCTTTGCACGCGAGGAATGTTGCTTAATATTTGATCATGTGTTTTTGGGGGTGTGCTATGGTAACTTTTGATGTCATGATGTTTGCTTTAGATGTCCACCAGGTAGGGGCGGTGTGCCCGTTTTGGGTGTTTAGACTTCGCCGGTGCCTAGACTTCGCCGGTGTCGGCAGAAGTAATTAATTAATTGCCCATTTAAACACCGGCTTTTCTCTATGCAGGAGTTCGATGTTTTATGACACGCGGTAAGGGGCTGGTGTGAGTCCTGCGGTCAGGTCTGCTATATATAGTGGCATGTAGCCATAAGAGACCTTTAAATATTTGTGTCtgttaaatgttttgtttgtctttttccttTTACTTCACGTTGGGTGCGATCGAGTGTCGGATAGGAAGTCAACTGTATTTTTGATTATTGTTTCACGTTGTAAATAAAACACCGTGGGCCCTCTTAAACCTGCTGTCTCGGCCTGATTTCTCCTTCACAACTCGGGTACTCAACACAAATAGTGACCTCAAGTAAATTCAATTTGTGTTATTTAATATGGCACTGTATGATTACTTCTATCCTTCAATGTTTCGGGGATTGGGGGTTCTGTTCAAtattatttgttttcatttatcTTCCGTGTGTGAATAAATGCTCCTTCTTTAATATTAACCAACCAAGATCCCAAAAAGTACAAATTCAATTTGCATTGTTCCTTCAAAACTGAATTCACCAGCTCAGAGTACACTACACTCTCCAAAATATCCACAAGAGGGCCTGCTCTGAACAGCAACAGGTGTTTTATTTATGCCACTGGGTCCTGATCCGCCTGAGGCTCGATATCCATTAGACTCACAGAAGCAGGGTTAACACTGTTATCACTAGACTGTTCCAAAGAGTCATTAAGTGAGCTCTGGGGCCTCCTCTTCATACAGGAAATAAAAGCAGTTACACCCACTGGTGTCAGGCATGCCAGAAAGAATGAGAGGATGCCAACTCCAACTAAGATTCCCATTGAATACTTGTCGTCTGAAATGAACAAAGATTGTATAGATATaattttcattaaaaatgttTCACTGTACCAATGCTATTTTCACAAATTCTTAAAATACTGATTCTTCTCTGATTTATGTAGAGTTCTGGTACAAtattttacatttatacatGATGGCTGAGGCGTTGTATAGTACGTGTTTCTTGATTATGAGATTTTACACCCTCTAGGATGCTATTTCTTCAATGTAACCGCAAGTATTGTGTACCCAAGAACATCTTACCAAGGGTGGCCTGTAAAGTTCCTTCAATGCTGATGTGCTCTGTCTCACAGACAATGTCCTGAAGTGTCTTGTTCCCCAGAGTCAGATAACTGGTGATCTGGAATGTTCCATCTTTGCGAGGCAGAAGCCCAGTGGTTGTTCTAGCAAAGTGCACAATTTTTCCTTTATAAACCCAGCGCACGCTAATGGTGTTTGGGGAGAATCCCTGTACAGAGCACATGATGTACTCCTTACCCTCCGACTCTTCCAAAGACACTCTGACAGTGGGTTTAGCTGCAATGGGAAACAACACAGATGTTGAATGACATATACTGCAGTGCTTAAAAACGTTTGTTATCTTTCAGTGTTTAGAAGAGTCAATGAGATCAGACTTACCATCTTTGGAGAGGGAGTTGTTGGACTGCAAGAAGACCGTATTAACTGCAGAACATATCCTCATCAGTTTATATTCCTTGTCtttgaaataaactttactTTGTCTTTCTTCTGCCATAAAATTGCCCTCATCACTTACAGCCACAACAGCCTCATTCTTCAGATCCACTTGCATAATGTCTTTAGTATTAAATCCATAACGCCAAAAGCGCCCAACCGGGCCCTGGCGATTGAAGGCACAGCCAATATACTGTTGATAGGTGAATTCATCTAAAACGAACCAATACCAATCATTACATCATAGAGGCAACATAGTTTAAAGGTACAGTCAGTAATTGCACAGGAAGGCGTGATCCTTtttattagcagacacttttgtccgaaataatttatattatatttcaaCCATGGACCAAAAGAAACACACCACTGAGGTAGCTCATCCCTCCAGTCAGTATTCCCAAAGAAATATCAagcagggttttgtttttgtttggggaacaggctgcccccactttgtttgtttccagttttctgagcctgggctgcctacagaggtTGTTTAAAGCCTACACTGTACTCACGGAATGGGCAGCTGGTGGTTGTGAgaagatgattgctgaatgtgaaaatgtttgaaatcgctgactgcacctttaagttgCAGTAAGTGCATAGGCGGCGCTACCAAAGGGCAAGGTCGGGCAATTGTCTTGGACCTCGGCCACCAGAAGGCCTCGTCATGTTTCCTATTTcgatttttttatcattattattacaattattattaattgTCATTGCACAT of Alosa alosa isolate M-15738 ecotype Scorff River chromosome 14, AALO_Geno_1.1, whole genome shotgun sequence contains these proteins:
- the zmp:0000001006 gene encoding major histocompatibility complex class I-related gene protein isoform X2 — protein: MSYLSDEFTYQQYIGCAFNRQGPVGRFWRYGFNTKDIMQVDLKNEAVVAVSDEGNFMAEERQSKVYFKDKEYKLMRICSAVNTVFLQSNNSLSKDAKPTVRVSLEESEGKEYIMCSVQGFSPNTISVRWVYKGKIVHFARTTTGLLPRKDGTFQITSYLTLGNKTLQDIVCETEHISIEGTLQATLDDKYSMGILVGVGILSFFLACLTPVGVTAFISCMKRRPQSSLNDSLEQSSDNSVNPASVSLMDIEPQADQDPVA
- the zmp:0000001006 gene encoding major histocompatibility complex class I-related gene protein isoform X1, producing MIIQLCAILLGLSSLNARDEFTYQQYIGCAFNRQGPVGRFWRYGFNTKDIMQVDLKNEAVVAVSDEGNFMAEERQSKVYFKDKEYKLMRICSAVNTVFLQSNNSLSKDAKPTVRVSLEESEGKEYIMCSVQGFSPNTISVRWVYKGKIVHFARTTTGLLPRKDGTFQITSYLTLGNKTLQDIVCETEHISIEGTLQATLDDKYSMGILVGVGILSFFLACLTPVGVTAFISCMKRRPQSSLNDSLEQSSDNSVNPASVSLMDIEPQADQDPVA